Proteins encoded in a region of the Quercus lobata isolate SW786 chromosome 8, ValleyOak3.0 Primary Assembly, whole genome shotgun sequence genome:
- the LOC115955222 gene encoding G-type lectin S-receptor-like serine/threonine-protein kinase At4g03230 isoform X2, with the protein MSIIYIWRRKTTKRQENRQIDQRNRVQRILYSESYVQDLIDSGEFQEEDEKGIDVPFYDLESIRDATNNFSDENKLGQGGYGPVYEGKLPSGQEIAVKRLSFVSGQGLQEFKNEVVLLQHRNLVRLWILHKRE; encoded by the exons ATGTCAATTATCTACATATGGCGAAGGAAGACGACCAAGAGACAAG AAAATAGACAAATTGACCAAAGAAATCGAGTACAACGCATTTTATATAGTGAAAGCTATGTCCAAGACTTAATAGATTCAGGTGAGTTccaagaagaagatgagaaaggAATAGATGTACCCTTttatgatttggaaagcatacGAGATGCTACTAATAACTTCTCAGATGAAAACAAGCTTGGACAAGGAGGCTATGGGCCTGTTTACGAG GGTAAGCTTCCAAGTGGTCAAGAAATTGCTGTAAAGAGACTTTCATTTGTCTCAGGTCAAGGTCTACAAGAATTTAAGAACGAGGTGGTATTACTTCAGCATCGGAACCTTGTTAGACTATGGATATTGCATAAAAGGGaatga
- the LOC115955222 gene encoding G-type lectin S-receptor-like serine/threonine-protein kinase At4g03230 isoform X1, producing the protein MPCWIWKQELVNLQEEYEGGYNISIRVAISDIENRQIDQRNRVQRILYSESYVQDLIDSGEFQEEDEKGIDVPFYDLESIRDATNNFSDENKLGQGGYGPVYEGKLPSGQEIAVKRLSFVSGQGLQEFKNEVVLLQHRNLVRLWILHKRE; encoded by the exons ATGCCATGCTGGATTTGGAAGCAGGAGTTAGTTAATCTTCAAGAGGAGTATGAAGGTGGTTATAACATCTCCATCCGTGTAGCAATTTCAGATATAG AAAATAGACAAATTGACCAAAGAAATCGAGTACAACGCATTTTATATAGTGAAAGCTATGTCCAAGACTTAATAGATTCAGGTGAGTTccaagaagaagatgagaaaggAATAGATGTACCCTTttatgatttggaaagcatacGAGATGCTACTAATAACTTCTCAGATGAAAACAAGCTTGGACAAGGAGGCTATGGGCCTGTTTACGAG GGTAAGCTTCCAAGTGGTCAAGAAATTGCTGTAAAGAGACTTTCATTTGTCTCAGGTCAAGGTCTACAAGAATTTAAGAACGAGGTGGTATTACTTCAGCATCGGAACCTTGTTAGACTATGGATATTGCATAAAAGGGaatga
- the LOC115955221 gene encoding G-type lectin S-receptor-like serine/threonine-protein kinase At4g03230 isoform X1: MVIACCYLYYLRRRKVANGQESVNRERNQGNAAFRLYDSERSVKELIDSDQFREDDKKGIDVPFFNLKSILAATDYFSDTKKLGQGGFGPVYKGTFPGGQEIAIKRLSSGSGQGLEEFKNEVVLIAKLQHWNLVRLLGYCIEGDEKMLLYEYMPNKSLDSFLFDRTLCVLLNWKIRFDIILGIARGLLYLHQDSRLRIIHRDLKTSNVLLDEEMNPKISDFGLARIFGGKQTEATTTRVVGTYGYMSPEYALDGFFSVKSDAFSFGVVVLEVISGKKNTGFHQSEHTLSLLGYAWKLWKEGKALDLMDQTIRETCNADEFLRCVNVGLLCVQEDPSDRPTMSNVVFMLGSETATLPTPKQPTYVVRRSLSGATSSTTKPESWNELTSTIEEGR; this comes from the exons ATGGTTATTGCATGCTGTTACTTGTATtatttgagaagaagaaaagtggcCAACGGACAAG AATCAGTTAACAGGGAAAGAAATCAGGGAAACGCAGCATTTCGACTGTATGACAGTGAACGAAGTGTCAAAGAATTGATAGATTCAGACCAATTTAGAGAAGATGATAAAAAAGGCATAGATGTaccatttttcaatttgaagaGTATACTAGCAGCAACAGATTACTTCTCAGATACAAAAAAGCTTGGACAAGGGGGCTTTGGGCCTGTTTACAAG GGTACATTTCCAGGAGGACAAGAAATTGCTATAAAGAGGCTCTCGAGTGGTTCAGGGCAAGGCTTGGAGGAATTCAAGAATGAGGTTGTTTTGATTGCTAAACTTCAGCATTGGAATCTTGTTAGACTTTTGGGTTATTGCATAGAAGGAGATGAAAAAATGTTACTCTATGAATACATGCCAAATAAGAGTTTAGactcatttttatttg ATCGGACTCTATGCGTGTTACTAAATTGGAAGATACGCTTTGACATCATTTTGGGAATTGCTCGAGGGCTGCTCTATCTTCACCAAGATTCGAGGTTGAGGATCATTCATAGGGATTTGAAAACAAGCAATGTTCTTCTGGATGAGGAGATGAACCCCAAGATTTCTGACTTCGGCTTGGCAAGGATATTTGGAGGCAAACAAACTGAGGCAACCACGACAAGAGTGGTTGGGACTTA CGGCTACATGTCTCCAGAATACGCATTGGATGGGTTTTTCTCAGTGAAGTCTGATGCCTTCAGCTTTGGTGTAGTTGTACTTGAGGTTATCAGTGGAAAAAAGAACACCGGATTTCACCAGTCAGAACATACTTTGAGTCTTTTAGGTTAT GCATGGAAATTGTGGAAAGAAGGCAAGGCTTTAGATTTAATGGACCAAACAATACGTGAAACTTGTAATGCAGACGAATTTTTGAGGTGTGTTAACGTTGGGCTTTTATGTGTACAAGAAGACCCAAGTGATCGTCCCACAATGTCGAATGTGGTTTTCATGCTTGGTAGTGAAACTGCAACTCTCCCAACTCCTAAACAACCAACCTATGTTGTAAGAAGATCCCTTTCTGGTGCAACTTCTTCTACTACTAAACCAGAAAGCTGGAATGAATTAACATCTACCATTGAAGAAGGCCGATAA
- the LOC115955221 gene encoding G-type lectin S-receptor-like serine/threonine-protein kinase At4g03230 isoform X2: MVIACCYLYYLRRRKVANGQVNRERNQGNAAFRLYDSERSVKELIDSDQFREDDKKGIDVPFFNLKSILAATDYFSDTKKLGQGGFGPVYKGTFPGGQEIAIKRLSSGSGQGLEEFKNEVVLIAKLQHWNLVRLLGYCIEGDEKMLLYEYMPNKSLDSFLFDRTLCVLLNWKIRFDIILGIARGLLYLHQDSRLRIIHRDLKTSNVLLDEEMNPKISDFGLARIFGGKQTEATTTRVVGTYGYMSPEYALDGFFSVKSDAFSFGVVVLEVISGKKNTGFHQSEHTLSLLGYAWKLWKEGKALDLMDQTIRETCNADEFLRCVNVGLLCVQEDPSDRPTMSNVVFMLGSETATLPTPKQPTYVVRRSLSGATSSTTKPESWNELTSTIEEGR, from the exons ATGGTTATTGCATGCTGTTACTTGTATtatttgagaagaagaaaagtggcCAACGGACAAG TTAACAGGGAAAGAAATCAGGGAAACGCAGCATTTCGACTGTATGACAGTGAACGAAGTGTCAAAGAATTGATAGATTCAGACCAATTTAGAGAAGATGATAAAAAAGGCATAGATGTaccatttttcaatttgaagaGTATACTAGCAGCAACAGATTACTTCTCAGATACAAAAAAGCTTGGACAAGGGGGCTTTGGGCCTGTTTACAAG GGTACATTTCCAGGAGGACAAGAAATTGCTATAAAGAGGCTCTCGAGTGGTTCAGGGCAAGGCTTGGAGGAATTCAAGAATGAGGTTGTTTTGATTGCTAAACTTCAGCATTGGAATCTTGTTAGACTTTTGGGTTATTGCATAGAAGGAGATGAAAAAATGTTACTCTATGAATACATGCCAAATAAGAGTTTAGactcatttttatttg ATCGGACTCTATGCGTGTTACTAAATTGGAAGATACGCTTTGACATCATTTTGGGAATTGCTCGAGGGCTGCTCTATCTTCACCAAGATTCGAGGTTGAGGATCATTCATAGGGATTTGAAAACAAGCAATGTTCTTCTGGATGAGGAGATGAACCCCAAGATTTCTGACTTCGGCTTGGCAAGGATATTTGGAGGCAAACAAACTGAGGCAACCACGACAAGAGTGGTTGGGACTTA CGGCTACATGTCTCCAGAATACGCATTGGATGGGTTTTTCTCAGTGAAGTCTGATGCCTTCAGCTTTGGTGTAGTTGTACTTGAGGTTATCAGTGGAAAAAAGAACACCGGATTTCACCAGTCAGAACATACTTTGAGTCTTTTAGGTTAT GCATGGAAATTGTGGAAAGAAGGCAAGGCTTTAGATTTAATGGACCAAACAATACGTGAAACTTGTAATGCAGACGAATTTTTGAGGTGTGTTAACGTTGGGCTTTTATGTGTACAAGAAGACCCAAGTGATCGTCCCACAATGTCGAATGTGGTTTTCATGCTTGGTAGTGAAACTGCAACTCTCCCAACTCCTAAACAACCAACCTATGTTGTAAGAAGATCCCTTTCTGGTGCAACTTCTTCTACTACTAAACCAGAAAGCTGGAATGAATTAACATCTACCATTGAAGAAGGCCGATAA
- the LOC115956797 gene encoding G-type lectin S-receptor-like serine/threonine-protein kinase At4g03230, whose amino-acid sequence MGAITVIKGWSANCMLCSMFILYIPVLLCSFHVYCADRVSLRHGEWIRDYEETLVSPGRKFELGFFGPTGSSRDKRYVGIWYTSDKQIVVWVANRDSPLINTTTGAFGFTTDGYLTVLDMSSGKVHWSSGRDSYYWCDPCTTTDWILNLTDSGNLVLFDNETSLWESFNNPTDTFLPNMTMNRYMNLTSWRDRDDPGTGNFTFMLDTAGNSNTQIINKGGNIYWKTLENGFVPHVPQKWYSGDFSDGCTRNSTSCGNTFLNLKMMNIGGRPEQIHQVGNETECKELCLKNCDCESYSYNQDSEMACWIWTQELFNLQEEYVEGYNLSIRVAISDIEPTVQNCEPCGTNMIPYPLSTSSNCGDPMYFSFNCNTTSGQVSFKALSGTYRVTSIDQNTSKFFIQVKDVGNLRLNQSLPFKVKLYTSCIPG is encoded by the exons CCATGTTTATTGCGCTGATAGAGTTTCTTTGAGGCATGGTGAGTGGATTAGAGACTATGAAGAAACTCTGGTTTCGCCTGGAAGAAAGTTTGAATTAGGATTCTTTGGTCCAACTGGAAGTTCTAGAGACAAAAGGTATGTTGGAATATGGTACACTTCGGATAAGCAAATAGTTGTATGGGTTGCCAATCGAGATAGCCCGCTTATCAATACTACCACTGGAGCTTTCGGATTTACAACAGATGGCTACCTCACGGTATTAGATATGAGTAGTGGGAAGGTTCATTGGTCTTCTGGACGTGATAGTTATTATTGGTGTGATCCGTGTACAACTACAGACTGGATTCTGAATCTCACGGATTCTGGAAACCTGGTGCTATTCGATAATGAGACAAGTCTATGGGAGAGCTTTAATAATCCAACTGATACATTTCTCCCAAACATGACTATGAATCGATACATGAACTTAACTTCTTGGAGAGACCGTGATGACCCTGGAACTGGGAACTTCACGTTTATGCTAGATACAGCAGGAAATTCGAACACACAAATCATCAACAAAGGGGGGAATATTTACTGGAAAACCTTGGAGAATG GGTTCGTGCCTCATGTCCCTCAGAAGTGGTATTCTGGAGATTTTTCGGATGGGTGCACCAGAAATTCGACGTCCTGTGGCAATACCTTCTTGAACTTAAAGATGATGAATATAGGCGGAAGACCAGAACAAATTCACCAGGTCGGAAACGAAACAGAATGCAAAGAGTTGTGCCTTAAAAACTGCGACTGCGAGTCTTATAGTTATAATCAAGACTCAGAAATGGCATGCTGGATTTGGACGCAGGAGCTATTTAATCTTCAAGAGGAGTATGTTGAAGGTTATAACCTCTCCATCCGTGTAGCAATTTCGGATATAG AACCAACTGTACAAAATTGTGAGCCTTGTGGCACAAACATGATCCCTTATCCACTTAGCACTAGCTCAAATTGTGGTGATCCTATGTACTTCAGTTTCAATTGCAACACTACCTCTGGCCAGGTTAGCTTCAAGGCCCTCAGTGGGACATATCGAGTCACTAGTATCGATCAAAATACATCAAAGTTTTTTATCCAAGTCAAGGATGTAGGAAATTTGCGGCTAAACCAGTCATTGCCATTTAAAGTTAAGTTGTACACAAG TTGCATTCCAGGTTAG